The Meriones unguiculatus strain TT.TT164.6M chromosome 16, Bangor_MerUng_6.1, whole genome shotgun sequence genomic sequence TGAGACTTTGACCTTGCTCCCTCTTGAGGAAGCCTCGGGATTACATCAGAGATTTCTTAAAAGCAGATCAAGTGTGTTCAACAGGCAGAGAAAGGATCGGGTACTCTTTGTGTCATGCCATGGCTGAACTGACAGGGATGGGATCAGGCTGGTAAAGCCAAGGCTGGGCGCCCCTCACAGTGCGGGGTCATGTGCCCGGCGGGCAGGTGAAGGAGTACGAGGAGGAGATACACTCGCTGAAGGAGAGGCTACACATGTCCAACCGGAAGCTGGAAGAGTACGAGCGGAGGCTGCTGTCCCAGGAAGAACAGACCAGCAAGATCCTGATGCAGTACCAAGCCCGCCTGGAGCAAAGTGAGAAGCGCCTCAGGCAGCAGCAGGTGGAAAAGGACTCCCAGATCAAGAGCATCATTGGCAGGTGAGGGGCGGCCCGGGGAGGGCGGGGAGGGCGGATGGAAAGAACTTGCTCAAGGCACTGAACGATCCCTCACCAAGCTCCAGTGGTGCTCACTAACTTCTGAAGCCCTGGGGAAACAGGCCAATTACTGTCTAACCATTCCTGTCTGGACTTAGCTTAGGCCTCGCCTCCCTACCTCATATTCTTAATCCAGCCTGTGAGGTTCCCCACAAAGCTAAGCAGCAGTCCCTAGCCACAGGAGCTCTGAACCACTCCTCTGTCCCTGGGCAGAGCTCCCTCTCCATCCTCGGGAAGGGATTCCATGAGAAATAGGCTCTTAGCTTGTCACTGCTCCAAAGGAACTCTCTCAACAGGGGCCAGAGCCAGCCCCACTCTGATCTGTTGTACACATTTTTAAGTGAGATCTAAAAGAAAATGGTTTCTCCATCACCTGAGACATTTGGAACCACTGCTAGGGACTGCTAGCTTAGGAGACAGGGACGAGAGTCTTCACCGACAACTGAAGAACAGTGTGGCTCATTAGGATGGCCTGGGGCACAGAAGCTAAATCTGCCACATAGCATCTCTAGGAGGGATGGCTGAGTTGGGGGTCTCTAGCTGACAGGGGTCTTTGAGACACACAAATCTAGCTGGGCATAGTTGTGCAcactcttttggtttttcaagacagagtttctctgtgtggtccttggctgtcctggaactgactctgtagacctggctggcctcgaactttcagatctgcctgcctctgccttcccagtgctgggattaaaggcgtgcgccgccACCACCTGCTTAGTTGTGTACAATTTTAATCCCGGCTTTCAGGTGGCAGAGGCGGattgatctctgtgagtgtaaggccagcctggtttacacagaaGGGtgctaggacaaccagggctgcatagagagaccttgtctcaaaaaacaaacagaacaaaaaaatgacacagaaaatcTAACTTCAGGATCCAGGAGTACCCAtgtggctggggcaggaggataaTCTGGGCTACATATAGTGCATCTGGGCTTCCCTTGGCTACGATGTGAGACTGCCTGACAAAAGCAAATGGGAGAAGTCAAGTCTACCTTCATGGGTCTGAGAGACGACTCAAATGCATAAGAGGACACACTGCTCATGCAGGGGATCCGAGTTACcctgccagcacccacaccaggtggctcacaactgtctgtgactgtGCTAGCTTCAGGGTATCTGAGACCTCAGGCTTctgcactcatgtgtacacatacacacaggtaaaaACAATAAACATAGGTTgggcagtgagttcaaggccagcctggtctacattgtaagCTCCAGGATGGCCAAcactacgcagagaaaccctgtcttgaaaaaccaaaaaaaaaaaagaaaaaagaaaaaaaaaaaaaaaaaaaagcagagtgtggtgacccatgcctttaattctctCACtatggaggcaaaagcaggcagatctccgagatTAAGGTCAGCCttatctacacagtgagttccaggcaagccaaaGCCACACTGTGAGACTGCCAAAAAGccaaatgaatgagtgaataagcAGATGCACGTCTTTAGACAGTCCCTCAGAGAACTGGCACGAGGAGCTCTGGGAGAAAGTGGAAAGCAAGACTCTGGTGTCAGGGCATCTTCTGGATCATGGCAGCAGAGGAATTCTGTAAGGAGGGGGAAATGTCCAAGGTTTTTCCAGAGCTGCAGGGGTTACGGGGGTCAGGAGTGCCACAGGTGGGCTGTGAGTCCGTGCCCGCCACTAACCCCACTGAAGCTCGTCCCTTCAGGCTGATGCTGGTGGAGGAGGAGCTACGTCGGGACCACCCCGCCATGGCTGAGCCGCTGCCTGAACCCAAGAAGAGGCTGCTCGACGCTCAGGTGGAAATTACAATGTCATTTATCTTCTCCGTGTCCCATCCCCATCCATCCCACTGTCTTTGTGCACTCACTGCACCAGCCACTGCGGCCCCATCACCATCTGTCTCCTGTCGTCCTCAGTCTGTCTACTGGCTGCTTCCTTCTTGCAGCCCCCCCCCAGTGAACCACCCGCATCCCATTGTCTGTGCCTCTGTCACTCCTGGCACTGCCAGCTGTACTCCCGTGCCTTCCTGTCCTGCCTTCCAACTCTTGCCTGCATCTCAAGACCTTCACCAGAGCCTCAGCCTCTCAGCTCCCCTGCCCCCAAACCCTTGAATTCTGCCTCTTGCTGGCCCACTCCTGTCTGCTTCCTCGGCTCCTCTTAGCTAGGAAGGCTGGAGGCTCTACTGACAGGACGGAGCAGAGTATAATCTGAGCTGTAGTTTGTCCAACACTGGGTACCCTAGAGACTCAGGGTTCTCTTGACTTCCCATTCTGACTCCTTGGTAGGTCTGACACTTCAGATCCTAAAGGCCTCCCCCAGAGACCCTTCCCATAGTTCAATTTCAGCCTTTGGCCTCTGGTGTTCCTCGAACCTACAGTCTAACTGTCACCACCCCCTCTGCTCACAGCCagcttccaggcccttctgcacCCTTGCCCCTGCTTTCCTCAGATtctgctcttaacctctccatGCTCCTCCCCCTCTGCTCTGACCACCAGGCctccctgccaccaccaccaagcCTCCTGATCCCATGACCCCACTCTCTCCCCCTGCAGCTCCTCATCAGGTAATTCTCCTGGTTCCGCTTTGACCACGGGCGGAGGACACTGGGGGAGGTGACTCCGGACCACTGCAGGTTGGTGGTGAAGCCCACCCCCTCCAACTCTCTGGAGCCTCTCCCCTCTCACTGCAGCCCACCACACCCAGAGACCCTCCTGCACAGACCCCACCCTCCTGACACCTTCCCAGTGAACAGCCAGAGCGCACCTGCTGACAACCCACACCTACCCTTTGATGCCCTAACAGTACCAACGTGGACTCTTAGAAAGACACGTACAGGCTCCCCAGTTCTCCACAGCGGCCCCACCATCCACCTCCTGACACCACCCTCCTTTTCCTCTACCTATCCAGTGTCTGTCTGTCACCCCCCATTTCACCGAGCGTCCTGGGGAGTTGGGATGTGGGAGGGTGGGGGGATGTTGGGCTGGGGTCAGGCTGGAGGGCTGTGCTGACTGCAGCAGGCAGGCTGGGGTTTCCTGTCCTTTCCTGCCTCTCAACCCCCTCCTGCTCACTCCTCTGCTCTCTCTTGCACCTGGGAAGCAGATGGAAGCCAAGCCTTCCTTAGTTACTCCTGGGGGGAAGTTGGGAATGGGCAGTTAACTCAGGGCCACTCTAACAGGCCCTGGAAAAGATGCTGTTGAGACGTTCCGGCAGTGACCGCAGTGGGTGGCGTACAGCAAGCAAGACAGGAGTCTTGGACACATGTCAGGCTGCACTTACCCATGTGGCCTGTGAgtgagaagggaggagaaacagCTCCCTAGCATGTAGTCCAGGGCTCAGTAGCCACGTCTAGCACCAGGCAGGGACCCCAGGAACAGTGTGTCAAATTACCCCAGAGCTCAAGTTCCTGGGTTGCCAATGACACTCGTTTCCCCTCTCCTGCCACCCAGTAGCCTCTCAGGGGACACAGTCCTATCTAAAAACCAGCAAATGGGAAGCTGTCGGGTACACCTGTCCCAAGACACTTTTCTGTGGGGCTGATCTGTAGCGGGCAGCGGCTCCTTACACTGTAATTTTTACTCTGTGCCTGGCCGGGCCTCTCTGTCAAAGTAGTTAGTGATCTGTAAACAAATGCTGAAAGACGCCAGGGAACCTCACCATCTAAAGGACTCCTGCAGTGAATTCTTTTGTAAAATGAATAATGGCACCCTAATTTATCCAGCTTCTAAATTTGGGTTCATGAGGGCGTAGGGGGCATGCCCATGTGTCGTCATGAGCAGACAAGCAGAGTGGAGGCAATCTGAGGGTTCTTCCCCCTGCTCTCTTGCTGCATGTACTCAGGGTATCCTACTCCATTTAATCTCCTCACCCACTGACTGGCTGTGAGGTACCCAGAGAGCCAAAAGGGCAGCTTTGACTAAGGTTATGTTTTGGGTGGCCTTGTATCAGGTGAGTCTGTGATTCTGGTATGGAGGGGAAAGCTGATCTTGGAAGCCTTCATTCTTTGTGtcctttggagacagggtcagATAGAGATAGCTACATGCTGCCTACCTAAACGTCTCGTGGTTCAGACGGTCATCTTGATGTGTGTTCCAAACTGTTTTTAGGCTTTGACCCCACTGCAGCTCAGCTGGTTAGTCTGAAGCTAGATTTTTTAAAGCCAAGTACATGTCCAGAAGTGTGGGGCCAGGAGGTCTTCTCCCCCAGCAGAGGCACAGAAGGCTAGGCTAACAGCACGAGCCAGGAAGAGCCACAGAAGGTTCTCAAAATAGGCACAGGAGAGGCACAGGGTCTGCTACTCTAGCTGGAAATCTGTGGAGAAGAGCTGAAGTCAGACTACTGGGAATGCAGACTGGAGCACAGTGTCTCCAAGCCAAGGTTTTTAACCTGTGGGTGGGGCGTGACCCCTGTGGAGTGCTGTATCAGATACTTACATATGGttcataactagcaaaattacagttacaacgTAGCAATGAAGTACTTTTCTGGTTGGGGTCACCAAGTGAGGAACTGCagtaaagggtcgcagcattaggaaggttgagaaccgctgatctAAACCTTtgaaccacccccccccccccgagtgtgAGGATACCCATGAACACCCTTCCCTGATCCCCGTCCTGTTTCCAGTACAGCTAAACCTCTCTAACTGGGGATGATATATGTGAGAGGTCCACTCTGAATAACTGACAAAACTGAATGACAGGCTCTATTTAGTGAAATGCCTGTCTTCAAAACACAGTAAGTAGAACTCTGCACAAGGCCTCTGCACAGGCCCTCAGGGAGCATGGCATAATGAAGGAAGTCTGTTTGTGTGGCTTAAGTCTCCCTCCCACAGACACATTTCCACCGACTTGTTTAGCACAACCTTTCTTCACAGATAAAGGAAAACTCAAGCCCTGGTTTTGTTCAGATTATGAACAAACTTCTGGAGCTGTAGGGTTTGGACTAATGAGGTTTTACTGTGCTGCCTCCTCTGGTTCCTCAGTGTGAAGTTCCTGCCTGGGGTGGAGGGTGCTGGGAGGTGCTCCATGGAAGGGGGGCTGGGCAGGGATAGGGAGTCCACAgctcctgaagctggagttatgtCTCAGGGAAAGCGAGAACTAGCTGCTCTTGAGCTGGTGTCCTGGTGGGAGTCTGGTTTGAAGACTCCTGTTAGGAGGAGTTGGGGTGAGGTTCTGTGGAGGTGAGAACAAAACAGGAGGGGGCGGACATGGCTGTGGAGTGGGCTGGCTGTGGGTGAGAGCGTGGCTTGGGGCTGGCATCCTGGCCCCCACGAAGCGTCTCAATAAGTCCGCGCTCTCCTCTTTGGTATCTTGCAGGAGAGGCAGCTTCCCCCCTTGGGTCCAACAAACCCGCGTGTGACTCTGGCCCCACCTTGGAACGGCCTGGCCCccccagcccccccacccccaccccggctgCAGATCACAGAGAACGGCGAGTTCCGGAACACCGCAGACCACTAGCCCACCCAGCATCACAGACCTCCTTCCTTGTGCACCCAACCCCAGAACATCACCAACCAACCACCAGGACTGGACGTCGCGAGGGACAGCGGGATTGCCTCCCTTGATGCCTCCTTGGGGCACCCATCTGCCACCTGCACTGCTCCACTCCTAGCTGCCCTCTTTGACCCCAGGACACCACCTACCCCACACAGACCCCTTCACTCTGGGGTGCTATCCCCATCCTCTGCCTCATAGTTCCCCTGAGCACTGGGGGACAGACCCTCACCCCCACACTGGGGGCGTGGCACCTCCAAACTTTCAACTTCAGGGTGATTTTTTAGCAGTGACCAGAGCTGACAATCTAACTCCCCCTCCACCACCCCATTTTGGCCTCCCCTGTCCCCCTTGTTTGGGGAGGGGACCCCGGGTGAGGGGGCCCTACTACCCCTTGATTTCTCAGGAGCGTCTGGGGGGGCTCAGCACGCACAaactccttctcctctttccacTCTTACATTTCCTCTCCCCACCCATAACCCAGATGGGGTGGAGGGGGCCACCGGGGCAGGGAGGGGGCGGCAAGGGGGGAATGGGAGTTGCCTCCCCTTCTTCCCACACCTGATCTGCTCTTGGCTGGTCCCAGAGCGGGGTGAGGGGGCTTAtgcccccccctcccccagtgtgTTGGGTGGGGTGGAACTGAGGTTCGGATGAGGGGTTAGGGTCGAGGGCACGTGTGTTGGCTTGCAGAGGTCAGACAAACTGGTCTGCCCTGCCCCTGACACAGCCGTGCTCTCTACCCTTCCCTCTCTTGTCTCTACTCCCATGGGGAGGGGGGAACTTACTCTAGGAAAAGCCATGTCTCTCTCCCCCAGGGTGGGGGGACCTGTGTTGGAGGATGGGTATTTGGGGGCCCCCTTACATGACTCTGTCCCCTGGGGGAGGTAGGACAGGGCTGGGCTTCCCTCTCACCCTACCCCCTCACCCAGTCTCCTTCCCTCCCGCCAGCTCCACTTTCGGTGTTTCTCTGTACATAGCTCTCTGGCGGGACAGGGGAGGTAGGATGGATGGGGTTTGGGGTGGATAGGCCATGGAAGGGGAGAAACCCCTCCTGGGTACCCCCTCTTCTCTGACTGCTGTCCCCTACCCAGCCTTGTCTCCTCACTCCTTCTTGCGTTTGGTATTGAGACTTCTTCCCAGACTCCAGACTCGACCTTTCTTTTGTATGGACAGCTCTCCTTCAACCTTAATCCTCTACACATACCCACCCAGCCGGGGCCAAATTTATACTTATATAAAAGCTGTAAATATGTGAAATTTTATCCCGTACCCTTTCCTCTGCTCTCCCTACTTCAGGCCCTACCCTtggacctccttcctcctctttggCTGTTGTAATTATCTGGGGTTTGTACTGTACATaattggggggggggctgggaggCGAACCCTCTGTACAGAGCTTCCTGGCTCCCTATCCTcacccctccttcccctccccacccaccaccTTAAGAGTAGGGAGACGCTCTTCttactcctatttttcttttttttttgttgtttgtttactcGTCCTCCTTCCCGCCCCTACCCCTAGCCTCTCGGCTCCCCTACCACTGCCCCCTTTTCTCCACTCCCAGccccatttcctttttttctggagTGTGTGGTGAAACAGAAAAATCATGTTTAATAAACGGAGATTGTTCTTTTATCGCTGggctcacttttatttatttttgcttttttcgagaccggctgtcctggaactcgctctgtggaccaggttggTCCTcgacctctgcctccctagtgctggaactaaaggcgtgCGCTGCCTAGCCAGGCTTTAGGCTGACTTTTTAGCTCGGGGTCTCCAGGCCCACCTGAGGGGTGACAAGAACTACTTTTCTGGGAGAAAGCTGCCAGCCTGCGAGCTGTCACACGCCAGTCTTCTTGCACTGACACTGTCCCACCCAGTCGGGAGAACAATATATACCGCAGAGGCTTCCCGACCTAACCACCCGCCGCAGCACTCGACCCGAAGGCGCTGAGGCTGCGCAGGGGTCTCAAAGACTCCCAGCAGCGGTCTTCACCAAACCCCCTCGGTATCGATCGGGTTGAGCTGTGAGGACGCTCCTCCGCGTTCCGGAGGAGGGAACCGGGGTCCGCGGCAGGCGTGCGCCCAGGCTGCAGGCCTGCCTGCCCCGCGTGTACACTGAGGGCGGCAGCACCTACCTCGCGGGGCGGGACAGCAGCCCCGCACCGCGCTGCCGAGCGCCCGGAGCCCGCGGACCGGTCCTCGACCCACACGTCTCCCACAGCGACGCTCGGGCGGCCCGCCGCCTCAGCCCCGCCCCTCTGGCCGCACAGCCAATGAGGAGGGGGCTTGTACGCTCCCGCCCTCCCATTGGCTGCAGGCCTGGCCCCGCCCCGCGCGCCCGGCCGCCGCGGCGTCCGGCGGAGCGGCGGCAGCTTCCGGCCGGCCGGGCGCCGTGGAGGGCGAGGAGCGAGGACGCGGTCGCGCGTGCGGTTGGGGGCGTGTCGGCGGGAAGGCGCGGGGCCGGAGCTGGCGGAGCCGGCCTGTGTGAGCACGGTGAGGCGGGGCGAGCGGCGGCGGAGAGCGGCCCGTGCTGGCGAGGTGGGCGCGATCCGGTCCCCGGCTTCCGCGGGGCCTGGAAGTGAAAACCCCGCTGGGGGTTTGGTCGGTTTTCGTGGTGGGCGGAAGTAATGTCCAGAAACTGTCACTGAAGAGTTTCCAAGTGTCGGTGGGGAGCCGCTGAGACAGGTCTCACACCGCCAACTTGTGTGACCCCAGTGACTTtcctctgcagcctcctcccGGTAGAGAGCCCTACTCTTCCCGGCCCCCTGGGATTTCTTTCCGAGGTGACCATGGATGCTTCGACTCCTTTACCTCCCGCATCCCCTTCCCCGAGGTGCAACCCGGCCCCACGCACAATCCACATTGAGTTCCCTCATCATAGCTCTTCGCTGCTGGAGTCCCTGAACCGCCACAGGCTGGAGGGGAAGTTCTGTGATGTGTCCGTCCTGGTTCAGGGCAGGGAGCTCAGGGCTCACAAAGCAGTGTTGGCCGCCGCTTCTCCTTACTTCCATGACAAGCTGCTTTTGGGGGATGCGCCCCGACTCACTTTGCCGAGCGTCATTGAGGCAGACGCCTTCGAGGGACTGCTTCAGCTCATTTATTCGGGGCGTCTCCGCCTGCCACTGGATGCTCTCCCTGCCCATCTCCTAGTAGCCAGTGGCCTTCAGATGTGGCAGGTAGTAGATCAGTGCTCTGAGATTCTTCGAGAACTAGAAACGGCCGGTGGTGTTTCGGCCGGTGGTGGAGCCTCCTACCACACACTGCTTTCCACAACCTCTTCCGGAGGCTGGTGCATTCGCTCTTCCCCTTTCCAGAACCCAGCGAGGTCCTCTGCTTCTGCTGAGAGCCCCCTCGGAGGGGACGGGAGTGAACTGGAAGAAGTGTTACAGATTCaggtgaaagaggaggaggaggagcagggctCAGCGGCCCCGCTCTTTCCGACTCCTCAAGCCCAGAGTGTATCAGAAGGGTTTCCCCAAGCTTGTGGGTCCCACCCACTGCCTACATCTGCTCTCCCCAGCAGGCCTCCAGAGGAGGAGAGTCCAACAGTTGAGGCTCCTGCCCCTCCTGTTCGAGCTTCCCAAATCATATATGTTAATCAGGAGACCCTGGACTCTAAGGAGGTGACCTCAGGAGGTGGGACTCCAGCTGGAGGAGCAAAGGAGAAGGCCAAAGTTCTGCCAGGAGGGGACTCGGAGGGAAACGGGGAGCTAAGGTACTTGCTGTCCTCTGGAGGAGGGGAAACGTTGGGGGCAGGAGATGCATCCTGGAAACCGGTGGACCTTCATGGGAATGAAATCCTGTCTGGGGGTGGAGGACCGGGAGGAACAGGGCAGGCTGTGCATGGGCCTGTGAAGCTAGGAGGGACACCGCCTGCAGATGGAAAATGCTTCGGTTGCTTGTGTGGAAAACGGTTTGCAGTGAAGCCAAAACGAGACCGGCACATCATGCTGACCTTCAGCCTTCGCCCCTTTGGATGTGGTATCTGTAATAAACGCTTCAAGTTGAAGCACCATCTGACGGAACACATGAAAACCCATGCTAGagctctgcatgcatgtccccaTTGTGGCCGCCGGTTCCGTGTCCATGCCTTCTACCTTCGCCATCGTGACTTATGCAAGGGACAGGGCTGGGCCACTGCCCACTGGACTTACAAATGACTGCTGCTGCTCTGTACTGACTTCAAGGACAAGAGAGCtgctgccgccgctgctgctgccgctgccgatgctgctgctgctgctgctgctgctgctgaattCTCGCCCTTCACCGCCTCAGTCCTGGGTTGTGTAATCATCATTCCAAGAGATTCTATATGCCATGAACCCCTTAGTCTTGGGTGTGGGCCTCTCCCGGTGTTTTTGGAAGTTCAGGTTTCTCAATCCAGGCATTAAACAGACTGTAGAGAACATCATACTTTTGAGCACTTAACCTAAATGGCCCTTTTGTATTGATAGCCAGTGAGGAAACCACTGACTTGAGATGATATTAGTGGGAGAAGAGTTGGAGCAAAATAACCTAATAACTTTTACTTCATCTTTATGAGGAGGAAAGGAAGCTTCCAGAGGAAAGGGAGCTTCCAGCTAGGAGTGTGTGTGATTCATGAGCTCAAGTACTTGGCAGGCCAAGCTCTAAGAGGCCTCTCCCTCACTGTTGGAAGTGTTGGTTCTATACTTCTTTTTGTCGTTTCTTTCCAGATTTTTAGCTTCTATTTTGCTTTCTCACCAGCAGACACCTCCCCAAGTATCCTTTAAAAAATGTACCAGAGCATGCAACAGATGtcgtggcacatgcatttaatcccaacacttgagatgcagaggcaggtggatctctgagttccagaccagcctggcctacaaaggagttccaggccagtgagggcCACAAGGTGGGACCCTGtctttagggagaaaaaaaaaaagtacttgagCACTTTAACAAATTGAGCATTTCACATGTCATTCCGAAACCGTGCAATAGAGGGTTTTCCCTCAGTAGCCTTTGCCTCTTGTCTACCTTTGACTACCACTGATAACCTGCTTATGATCACAGTGACAAATGTGACCAGTGAACTCAGGAGATGGCAGCTGACCTAAAATGCTCTTAGGGTAGCACCATTGCTCTCTGAACAAATTGCCCTGATTAGAGGGACTCAGGGTTGGGACTGTGCATGGTGACGTCTGCAGAGTAACTACAGTGGGACCATACTGTTTCCTTTTCCATCCCATCCACATCCGATAGAAACAACACCTTCGTAGCCGTAGCAGGGTAGCTAGTAGAATGAGATGAAGGGAGATGTGAAGCTACTTTAATAAAGTCCACCCTGATATCTAGACTGACAGACTGGGTTGAGTAATGCATGTGGGAGAGGTGTGAGAGCAGGGTGCTGTGGGAGACAAATGTGTTCCTTTGCGTCCAGTTAcactgatgggaacagatgagACTGTCTCCGATAGTCACGGGGCCCAGGCCCCGCCCTGCTGCTGAGGAACCTCACGTGAGCTACTCCAGACTCTGAACTACCTGGTTCTCTGCTTGCTTTATCTGAGACCTCACCTTACCATCtagcctagactggcctcgaactcacgatCCTCCTCACTCAGCAAGCacgtatcaccatgcctggcttatgccCACTATTTGAAAGGGCAAATTTGGGTTACATAATACTAGCTTAAATTATTTCCTAACTTACTGCATTATGCATAGTGTTGGATAGTACTTTGATTTATTCTACAAATACTTAGAGGGGAGCAATTCGCTAGCCCCTGATTTTCCCTCACTGGGCAGTGTTCCCCCAGTGAATAAGAATACCCACTGCCCaaacatgaagacttgagttcagatcccagcacctgtgaaataaaaacaagttggGCTGACAGGGAGGTTTAGCAGGTGCCTACTCCAAGCCTGACAACTCGAGTTTgcgccccagaacccacatggaaggaGAACCTGCCTGAGAAGGAGGGGGGTCACGTGTTGCTGACAGGGGCCccttggaggagagaaggaggcagtagtggggagagggagtaaAGCATGGGAGCTTCGGGGAATCTCAGAGCTCTGACTGACTAGCAATCAGGTGCTTTTTTGTTTAGATAGGTCtcacagaacaaagacagactaATGATTATCCAAGGAGTACAGGTTATGTGTTTGGCTTTTCATTACatgtccagggttacaagttcaatCACAATTAGAAAGTACAAATAGAACAGATTTTCTTTATCATCAGCCCTATAGCTCCaatttaaagaatctaaagaatgtcttcTTCAAAGCAAATGTATTTGTTACAGCCTGTTTTAGTCTGGCAGTGTTTGCAGTTTGAAAGCactccagacaaacagaaaacatctgAACCAGCCTTTTTATGACTAGCAAGTCCGAATACCTGACTTCTTACACTGCATGTTTTATCCTCTACGCTATAAGGTGGGAAAAGTCTATTTTAGTCAGTCTCATATTTGCTGAGTTTTATTTCTCCGGGGCTGTACCCTGTATGACCCTCTATCTTgaaactacattttcagagagctctaagcatataataaaaagaacttgaATTTGTAACCTGTTCTCCTAGCCAGAGGTAGTCACTTGtctctgtttaccctgcaccagTTACACTGTTTAagtttgcgggggggggggggggcagatacCCCAAGAAGATTCCTGAAGTAATGTCCTTATCTAGCAATGTTCTTTTCTGAGTTTaatctccag encodes the following:
- the Zbtb9 gene encoding zinc finger and BTB domain-containing protein 9, translating into MDASTPLPPASPSPRCNPAPRTIHIEFPHHSSSLLESLNRHRLEGKFCDVSVLVQGRELRAHKAVLAAASPYFHDKLLLGDAPRLTLPSVIEADAFEGLLQLIYSGRLRLPLDALPAHLLVASGLQMWQVVDQCSEILRELETAGGVSAGGGASYHTLLSTTSSGGWCIRSSPFQNPARSSASAESPLGGDGSELEEVLQIQVKEEEEEQGSAAPLFPTPQAQSVSEGFPQACGSHPLPTSALPSRPPEEESPTVEAPAPPVRASQIIYVNQETLDSKEVTSGGGTPAGGAKEKAKVLPGGDSEGNGELRYLLSSGGGETLGAGDASWKPVDLHGNEILSGGGGPGGTGQAVHGPVKLGGTPPADGKCFGCLCGKRFAVKPKRDRHIMLTFSLRPFGCGICNKRFKLKHHLTEHMKTHARALHACPHCGRRFRVHAFYLRHRDLCKGQGWATAHWTYK